Proteins found in one Populus alba chromosome 14, ASM523922v2, whole genome shotgun sequence genomic segment:
- the LOC118053875 gene encoding patatin-like protein 2 has product MPINSSSISHIETLRSPIQPPTFGNQITVLSIDGGGIRGIIPGTILAFLESELQKLDGADARLADYFDVISGTSTGGLVTAMLATPNEQNRPLFAAKDINDFYLENCPKIFPQDGSPLASAGKLIKSLRGPKYDGKFLHSIVKEKLGDKRLNQTMTNIVIPTFDIKRLQPTIFSSYQVKNDPSTDALLSDICIGTSAAPTYLPAHYFETKDPSGKVREFNLIDGGVAANNPTLVAVSEVSKEITRKNPDFFPAAPMDYGRFLVLSLGTGTAKSEEKYDADEAAKWGILGWLTSDNSTPLVDVFTEASGDMVDLHISTVFQALHCEENYLRIQDDTLTGTLSSVDVATKENLENLVKVGEKLLKKPVSRVDLGTGVFTPVDKMTNEEALIKMAKLLSREKHLRESRSPVGKVATSK; this is encoded by the exons ATGCCTATAAATTCCTCCTCAATCTCTCATATCGAGACTTTAAGATCACCCATTCAACCCCCAACTTTTGGAAACCAAATCACTGTTCTTAGCATCGATGGAGGTGGAATAAGAGGAATCATACCAGGAACTATCCTTGCCTTTTTAGAGTCCGAGCTTCAG AAGCTGGATGGTGCAGACGCAAGACTTGCAGACTACTTTGATGTGATTTCAGGCACCAGCACCGGTGGCCTCGTGACTGCTATGCTAGCTACCCCTAATGAGCAAAACCGCCCTTTATTTGCCGCCAAAGACATTAATGACTTCTACCTTGAGAACTGCCCTAAAATATTTCCCCAGGACGG GTCTCCATTGGCTTCTGCTGGAAAACTGATAAAGAGTTTGAGAGGACCAAAATACGATGGCAAATTTCTGCATAGCATTGTCAAGGAAAAATTAGGAGATAAACGCCTGAACCAGACCATGACAAACATTgtgatcccaacttttgacatcaAACGCCTTCAGCCAACGATCTTTTCAAGCTATCAG GTGAAGAACGACCCATCCACGGATGCCCTTTTATCTGATATATGCATTGGGACTTCAGCTGCCCCAACCTACCTCCCTGCCCATTATTTTGAAACCAAGGACCCCTCAGGCAAAGTGAGAGAGTTCAATCTGATTGATGGTGGTGTGGCAGCAAATAATCCA ACTTTAGTTGCCGTGAGCGAAGTTTCCAAGGAAATCACTCGGAAGAATCCTGACTTCTTCCCCGCAGCGCCTATGGATTATGGTCGATTCCTAGTCCTTTCCTTGGGGACTGGTACGGCAAAATCTGAAGAAAAGTATGATGCAGATGAAGCGGCCAAGTGGGGTATCTTGGGATGGTTGACTAGTGACAATTCTACTCCGTTAGTGGATGTGTTTACAGAAGCTAGTGGCGACATGGTTGATCTTCATATTTCCACTGTTTTCCAAGCCCTGCACTGTGAGGAAAATTATCTTCGAATTCAG GATGACACGCTGACCGGAACACTTTCGTCCGTGGATGTTGCCACGAAAGAGAATTTGGAGAATCTTGTGAAAGTGGGtgagaaattgttaaaaaaaccaGTATCAAGGGTGGATTTAGGCACTGGAGTCTTTACACCTGTTGATAAGATGACAAATGAAGAGGCTCTCATAAA GATGGCTAAATTACTGTCAAGGGAGAAGCATCTTCGTGAGTCTAGGTCACCAGTTGGAAAAGTTGCTACTTCGAAGTGA